In Herpetosiphonaceae bacterium, a single window of DNA contains:
- a CDS encoding F0F1 ATP synthase subunit gamma encodes MASLREIRRRVRSVKNVAKITKAMEMVSASKMRRAQRNTQATRPYSDRMRDVMGELTVRAGQTLAHPLLTQRTDVRRIGLVIITPDKGLCGALVSNVLRTASRFILDQRKLGREVEVLTVGKKGRDFAVRTGLKLVAEITGLGDAPSLIDILPVATNVINSFSDGHFDEVYVVFTAFINTLTQRPERRRVLPIEPPQEAAETRTDYTYEPSQEEVLNALLPRFVEVQLYQTILESIASEHSARMTAMRNATDNAKELVRDLTLSANKARQAAITKELAEISAGSLR; translated from the coding sequence ATGGCATCTTTACGCGAGATTCGCCGCCGCGTGAGGTCGGTCAAGAATGTCGCCAAGATCACCAAAGCGATGGAGATGGTTTCGGCGTCGAAGATGCGACGCGCGCAGCGCAACACGCAGGCAACGCGGCCCTACTCCGACCGGATGCGCGATGTCATGGGCGAGCTAACGGTCCGCGCCGGTCAAACGCTGGCGCATCCGCTCCTGACGCAGCGCACCGACGTACGGCGGATCGGCCTGGTGATCATCACGCCCGACAAGGGCTTGTGCGGCGCGCTCGTCTCCAACGTGCTCCGCACGGCCAGTCGCTTCATCCTCGATCAGCGCAAGCTCGGTCGTGAGGTCGAGGTGCTGACGGTCGGCAAGAAAGGCCGCGATTTCGCCGTGCGCACCGGCCTGAAGCTGGTCGCCGAGATCACCGGCCTGGGCGACGCGCCCAGCCTGATCGACATTCTGCCCGTGGCGACCAATGTGATCAACAGCTTCAGCGACGGCCACTTCGACGAAGTGTATGTGGTCTTCACGGCGTTCATCAACACGCTGACCCAGCGACCGGAGCGCCGCCGCGTGCTGCCGATCGAGCCGCCGCAGGAGGCTGCCGAAACGCGCACCGACTACACGTACGAGCCGAGCCAGGAAGAGGTGCTGAACGCGCTTCTGCCGCGCTTCGTAGAGGTTCAGCTCTATCAGACGATTCTTGAGTCGATCGCCAGCGAGCACTCGGCGCGCATGACCGCTATGCGCAACGCGACCGACAACGCCAAGGAGCTGGTGCGCGATCTGACGCTCTCGGCCAACAAGGCGCGTCAGGCCGCGATTACCAAAGAGCTTGCGGAGATCTCAGCCGGTAGTTTGCGGTAA
- the atpA gene encoding F0F1 ATP synthase subunit alpha — MAVSTEDILQRLQASLRATTTFQPQAVNVGTVTAVGDGVARIEGLQQAMASELLEFPAKDGQPPVYGIALNLEQNNVSAIILGDYLNIEEGDIVKSTGRIIEVPVGDALIGRVVNALGQPIDGKGPITTNKTRPIERIAPGVITRKSVDTPVQTGIIAIDGMIPIGRGQRELIIGDRQTGKSAIAIDTIINQKGKDLLCIYVAIGQKKAQIAQLVGILEQAGAMDYTIVVSASASESAALQYIAPYAGCAMGEEFMETGRDALIIYDDLSKHAQAYRQVSLLLRRPPGREAYPGDVFYLHSRLLERAARLNEDYGGGSLTALPIIETLAGDISAYIPTNVISITDGQIFLESDLFNAGQRPAISVGLSVSRVGGSAQIKAMKKVAGQLRLDLAQFRELAAFAQFGSDLDPATKAQLDRGQRITEVLKQPQYQPVPVEEQVMIIWVATTGMLDKVPLSRVAEFKREFFQYMRSTHPEVGRTIVETRSLDDQTLAALRSATEEFLATSNYQEQ, encoded by the coding sequence ATGGCTGTATCAACTGAAGATATTTTGCAACGGTTACAGGCGAGCTTACGCGCGACGACGACGTTCCAGCCCCAGGCGGTGAACGTCGGGACGGTGACGGCGGTCGGCGACGGCGTGGCGCGCATCGAGGGCTTGCAGCAGGCGATGGCCTCGGAGCTGCTTGAGTTTCCGGCCAAAGACGGCCAGCCGCCGGTCTATGGCATCGCGCTCAACCTTGAGCAGAACAACGTCTCGGCGATTATTCTCGGCGATTACCTTAACATCGAAGAGGGTGACATCGTCAAGAGCACGGGCCGCATCATCGAGGTGCCCGTCGGCGACGCGCTGATCGGTCGCGTGGTCAACGCGCTGGGCCAGCCGATCGACGGCAAAGGCCCGATCACGACGAACAAGACCCGTCCGATCGAGCGCATCGCGCCGGGCGTGATCACCCGCAAGTCGGTCGATACGCCCGTTCAGACCGGCATCATCGCCATCGACGGCATGATCCCGATCGGACGCGGCCAGCGCGAGCTGATCATCGGCGACCGCCAGACCGGCAAGTCGGCGATTGCGATCGACACGATCATCAACCAGAAGGGCAAGGACCTGCTGTGCATCTATGTCGCGATCGGCCAGAAGAAGGCGCAGATCGCACAGCTCGTCGGCATTCTGGAGCAGGCAGGCGCGATGGACTACACGATCGTCGTCTCGGCGTCGGCCTCTGAGTCGGCGGCGCTCCAGTATATTGCGCCGTACGCTGGCTGCGCGATGGGCGAAGAGTTCATGGAAACCGGACGCGACGCGCTGATCATCTACGACGATCTCTCGAAGCACGCCCAGGCGTACCGCCAGGTGTCGCTGCTGCTGCGCCGCCCTCCGGGCCGCGAGGCGTATCCTGGCGACGTTTTCTACCTGCACTCGCGCCTGCTGGAGCGCGCGGCGCGGCTCAACGAGGACTACGGCGGCGGCTCGCTGACGGCACTGCCGATCATCGAGACGCTGGCGGGCGACATCTCGGCCTACATCCCGACCAACGTAATCTCGATCACCGACGGCCAGATCTTCCTTGAGTCCGACCTGTTCAACGCCGGTCAGCGGCCCGCGATCTCGGTCGGTCTGTCGGTGTCGCGCGTGGGCGGCTCGGCACAGATCAAAGCGATGAAGAAGGTCGCCGGTCAGCTTCGTCTCGACCTGGCGCAGTTCCGCGAGCTGGCGGCGTTCGCGCAGTTCGGCTCGGACCTGGACCCCGCCACCAAGGCGCAGCTCGATCGCGGCCAGCGCATCACCGAGGTGCTCAAGCAGCCGCAGTACCAGCCGGTGCCGGTCGAGGAGCAGGTGATGATCATCTGGGTCGCCACCACCGGCATGCTCGACAAGGTGCCGCTCAGCCGCGTTGCCGAGTTCAAGCGCGAATTCTTCCAGTACATGCGCTCGACGCATCCTGAGGTTGGACGCACGATCGTCGAAACCAGGTCGCTCGATGATCAGACGTTGGCCGCGCTGCGCAGCGCTACCGAAGAATTTTTGGCGACGAGCAATTACCAGGAGCAGTAA
- a CDS encoding F0F1 ATP synthase subunit epsilon, whose protein sequence is MPFRLEIVTAERVVMSEDVDQVNVPGAAGRMGILARHEPLLTSLIPGELSIIKNGERIPFAVSGGFMEVLPDRVTILADTAERADEIDEARAEAARRRAEELLHERRSEQEMLIAEAQLRRAMVRLAVARLKRGGRHTGPGGVLGED, encoded by the coding sequence ATGCCTTTTCGCCTCGAAATTGTCACCGCCGAGCGCGTCGTTATGTCCGAAGATGTCGATCAGGTCAATGTGCCGGGCGCGGCTGGACGTATGGGCATCCTGGCGCGTCACGAGCCGCTGCTGACCTCGCTGATTCCCGGCGAGCTGTCGATCATCAAGAACGGCGAGCGCATCCCGTTTGCGGTATCCGGCGGCTTTATGGAGGTGCTGCCCGATCGGGTGACAATCCTGGCCGATACCGCCGAGCGCGCGGATGAGATCGACGAAGCGCGCGCCGAAGCGGCTCGTCGTCGCGCCGAGGAGCTGCTGCACGAGCGACGATCCGAGCAGGAGATGCTGATCGCGGAGGCCCAACTGCGACGGGCGATGGTTCGGCTGGCCGTGGCGCGGCTCAAGCGTGGCGGACGCCACACCGGTCCCGGCGGCGTGCTCGGCGAAGATTAG
- a CDS encoding F0F1 ATP synthase subunit B, giving the protein MDKLGINPNLFIAQLINFGIIAFFLARFLYRPVLNALTNRQAVIRESLENAEQVKQQVARAQQDYDARLNEARQEAARILAQANDRAKTMEQEIIVQARQEAERIQIEARQQVQQEREQLLRGLQSQLGNLVVQTASTVVGQELDSRGHDRLIQNAIADLGRL; this is encoded by the coding sequence ATGGACAAACTGGGAATTAATCCTAACCTGTTTATTGCACAGTTAATCAACTTTGGCATCATCGCCTTCTTTTTGGCCCGCTTCCTGTACCGGCCAGTGCTGAACGCGCTGACAAACCGCCAGGCGGTTATTCGGGAAAGCCTGGAGAATGCCGAGCAGGTCAAGCAGCAGGTTGCGCGCGCCCAGCAGGACTACGATGCCCGCTTGAACGAAGCGCGTCAGGAGGCGGCCCGCATTCTGGCGCAGGCCAACGATCGCGCCAAGACGATGGAGCAAGAGATCATCGTCCAGGCCCGTCAGGAGGCCGAGCGGATTCAAATCGAGGCCAGGCAGCAGGTGCAGCAAGAGCGCGAGCAGCTCTTGCGCGGCCTGCAATCGCAGCTTGGCAACCTTGTGGTGCAGACGGCCAGCACCGTGGTTGGGCAGGAATTGGATAGCCGTGGGCACGACCGGCTCATTCAGAATGCCATTGCCGATCTTGGGAGGCTCTAA
- the atpD gene encoding F0F1 ATP synthase subunit beta translates to MATANMSQPGTRRRGATGQITQIIGVVVDAVFPPDQLPEIYNAIEIPITPDAQERQSRGEAPRPGEVLVCEVQQHLGHDTVRAVAMSTTDGLRRGLPAVDTGAPISVPVGPTTLGRVFNVIGEPIDNNGAVTADTFSSIHRPAPSFEEQSTQIEMLETGIKVLDLMAPFTKGGKAAIFGGAGVGKTVTIQELIANIAKKAGLSVFAGVGERSREGNDLYHEMSDSRIDENTRVIDKTVMVFGQMNEPPGARLRVGLTGLTMAEYFRDEGRDVLLFIDNIFRFTQAGSEVSALLGRLPSAVGYQPTLGTEMGELQERITSTKRGSITSVQAVYVPADDYTDPAPATTFAHIDSTIALERAIAEQGIFPAVDPLASTSRILDPNVVGEEHYRVARQCQQVLQKYRDLQDIIAILGLEELSDEDKLTVARARKIQRFFSQPFTVAQQFTGRAGQYVSIADTVRGFGMILAGELDHIPEQMFLYAGPIEQVIERYNQSRTS, encoded by the coding sequence ATGGCAACAGCAAATATGAGTCAGCCGGGCACCCGCCGCCGTGGCGCGACCGGTCAGATCACACAGATCATCGGCGTGGTTGTCGATGCGGTCTTTCCGCCCGATCAACTGCCCGAAATTTATAACGCGATCGAAATTCCGATAACGCCCGACGCGCAGGAGCGCCAGAGTCGTGGCGAAGCGCCCCGCCCAGGCGAGGTGCTGGTCTGTGAGGTGCAGCAGCACCTGGGCCACGATACCGTTCGCGCGGTGGCGATGAGCACTACCGACGGTCTGCGCCGTGGGCTGCCCGCCGTGGATACGGGCGCGCCGATCTCGGTGCCGGTCGGGCCGACGACGCTTGGCCGCGTCTTCAACGTGATCGGCGAGCCGATCGATAACAATGGCGCGGTGACAGCCGACACCTTCTCGTCGATCCACCGGCCCGCTCCGTCGTTCGAGGAGCAGAGCACGCAGATCGAGATGCTTGAGACGGGCATCAAGGTGCTCGACCTGATGGCGCCCTTCACCAAGGGCGGCAAGGCGGCGATCTTCGGCGGCGCTGGCGTGGGCAAGACTGTGACCATTCAGGAGCTGATCGCGAACATCGCCAAGAAGGCCGGTCTGTCGGTCTTCGCCGGCGTGGGCGAGCGCTCCCGCGAAGGCAACGACCTCTACCACGAGATGTCGGACTCGCGCATCGACGAGAATACGCGCGTGATCGACAAGACCGTGATGGTCTTCGGCCAGATGAACGAGCCGCCAGGCGCGCGGCTGCGCGTGGGCCTGACCGGCCTGACGATGGCTGAGTATTTCCGCGACGAAGGCCGCGACGTGCTGCTGTTCATCGACAACATCTTCCGCTTCACGCAGGCGGGATCGGAAGTGTCGGCGCTGCTTGGCCGTCTGCCCAGCGCGGTGGGCTACCAGCCGACGCTCGGCACCGAGATGGGCGAGCTGCAAGAGCGCATTACGTCGACCAAGCGCGGCTCGATCACGTCGGTGCAGGCGGTGTACGTGCCCGCCGACGACTACACCGATCCGGCTCCGGCGACGACCTTCGCGCACATCGACTCGACGATCGCGCTGGAGCGTGCGATTGCCGAGCAAGGCATCTTCCCGGCGGTCGACCCGCTGGCCTCGACCTCGCGCATTCTCGATCCGAACGTCGTGGGCGAGGAGCACTATCGCGTGGCGCGGCAGTGCCAGCAGGTGTTGCAGAAGTACCGCGACCTTCAGGACATCATCGCGATCCTGGGCCTGGAAGAGCTGTCGGACGAGGACAAGCTGACCGTGGCGCGGGCGCGCAAGATCCAGCGCTTCTTCTCGCAGCCGTTCACCGTCGCGCAGCAGTTCACGGGCCGCGCCGGGCAGTACGTGTCGATCGCCGATACCGTGCGCGGCTTCGGCATGATCCTGGCGGGCGAGCTGGATCATATTCCTGAGCAGATGTTCCTGTACGCAGGTCCCATCGAGCAGGTGATCGAGCGGTACAACCAGTCGCGCACCAGCTAG
- the atpH gene encoding ATP synthase F1 subunit delta: MPAVDPAATARALYDALAQTLRDSGAEDQLDEVVNQFLELARGSGPREALITSAVPLTPEQQTGLVQQLQAKYSKALVIKFEVDPAILGGLIVRVGDRVLDESVRSRLIAVQQGMLTS; encoded by the coding sequence ATGCCTGCCGTTGATCCCGCTGCCACGGCGCGGGCGCTGTACGATGCGCTCGCACAAACGCTGCGCGATAGTGGAGCCGAAGATCAGCTCGATGAGGTCGTCAACCAGTTCCTTGAGCTGGCGCGTGGGTCCGGCCCGCGCGAAGCGCTGATTACCAGCGCGGTGCCGCTCACGCCGGAGCAGCAGACAGGGCTCGTGCAGCAGTTGCAGGCCAAATATAGCAAGGCGCTGGTCATCAAATTTGAGGTTGATCCGGCGATCCTGGGCGGCCTGATCGTCCGCGTGGGCGACCGGGTCCTTGATGAGAGCGTCCGCAGCCGACTGATCGCTGTTCAGCAAGGTATGCTCACGAGCTAA